In one Cronobacter dublinensis subsp. dublinensis LMG 23823 genomic region, the following are encoded:
- a CDS encoding GMP reductase, with the protein MRIEEDLKLGFKDVLIRPKRSTLKSRSDVELERQFTFKHSRVQWSGVPIIAANMDTVGTFGMAQALAAFDILTAVHKHYSVQEWAEFVRSVSAGVLKHVMVSTGTSDADFEKTKEILALSPSLQFICIDVANGYSEHFVQFVAKARAAWPDKAIIAGNVVTGEMCEELILAGADIVKVGIGPGSVCTTRVKTGVGYPQLSAVIECADAAHGLGGQIISDGGCTVPGDVAKAFGGGADFVMLGGMLAGHDESGGTVVEQNGEKFMLFYGMSSESAMNRHVGGVAQYRAAEGKTVKLPLRGPVEETARDILGGLRSACTYVGASRLKELTKRTTFIRVQEQENRVFNSL; encoded by the coding sequence ATGCGTATTGAAGAAGATCTGAAGTTAGGCTTTAAAGACGTTCTTATCCGCCCGAAACGCTCTACTCTCAAAAGTCGCTCTGATGTTGAACTGGAGCGTCAGTTCACCTTTAAACACTCCCGCGTTCAATGGTCTGGTGTTCCGATTATTGCTGCCAATATGGATACCGTAGGGACATTTGGCATGGCGCAGGCGCTGGCAGCGTTCGATATTCTGACGGCGGTGCATAAGCACTACAGCGTGCAGGAGTGGGCCGAATTCGTCCGGTCGGTATCCGCTGGCGTGCTGAAGCATGTAATGGTATCCACCGGCACCTCTGATGCTGATTTTGAAAAAACCAAAGAAATTCTCGCCCTTTCGCCGTCGCTCCAGTTTATCTGCATCGATGTCGCGAACGGCTATTCGGAGCATTTCGTTCAGTTCGTCGCGAAGGCGCGCGCCGCCTGGCCTGATAAAGCCATTATCGCGGGCAACGTCGTTACTGGCGAAATGTGCGAAGAGCTGATCCTCGCCGGAGCCGATATCGTTAAAGTCGGCATTGGTCCGGGCTCTGTCTGCACCACTCGCGTTAAAACCGGCGTTGGCTACCCGCAGCTTTCCGCCGTGATTGAATGCGCTGACGCCGCGCACGGCCTTGGCGGTCAGATAATCAGCGACGGCGGCTGTACCGTACCGGGCGACGTGGCGAAAGCCTTCGGTGGCGGCGCGGACTTCGTGATGCTGGGCGGTATGCTGGCAGGTCACGACGAAAGCGGCGGCACCGTCGTTGAGCAGAACGGCGAAAAATTCATGCTCTTCTACGGCATGAGCTCTGAATCCGCGATGAACCGTCACGTCGGCGGTGTGGCGCAATACCGCGCCGCAGAGGGGAAAACCGTGAAGCTGCCGCTGCGCGGACCGGTAGAAGAGACGGCCCGTGATATTCTGGGTGGTCTGCGTTCCGCCTGTACCTATGTCGGTGCCTCGCGTCTTAAAGAGCTCACTAAACGCACCACCTTTATTCGTGTGCAGGAGCAGGAAAACCGGGTCTTTAACAGCCTCTGA
- the nadC gene encoding carboxylating nicotinate-nucleotide diphosphorylase has protein sequence MPPRRYNPDHRRDALLERITLDIPVTVAQALREDLGGETDASRDITAQLLPPDSRSHAVVITREAGVFCGKRWVDEVFIQLGGDVSVTWRVNDGDSVQPDQPLFELEGPSRVLLTGERTALNFVQTLSGVASEVRRYVALLEGTHTQLLDTRKTIPGLRSALKYAVLCGGGANHRLGLSDAFLIKENHIIASGSVRQAVEKAFWLHPDVPVEVEVESLDELDDALKAGADIIMLDNFNVEQMRAAVKRTAGQARLEVSGNVTLETLRAFAETGVDYISVGALTKHIRALDLSMRFR, from the coding sequence ATGCCGCCTCGCCGTTACAATCCGGACCATCGACGTGACGCGCTACTGGAAAGAATCACCCTGGATATCCCTGTTACCGTCGCTCAGGCCTTGCGTGAAGATCTCGGCGGCGAAACGGATGCCAGCCGGGATATTACCGCGCAGTTGTTACCGCCAGACAGTCGCTCGCACGCGGTGGTTATCACACGTGAAGCGGGCGTGTTCTGCGGGAAACGCTGGGTTGATGAAGTATTTATCCAGCTTGGCGGCGATGTCAGCGTGACCTGGCGCGTGAATGATGGCGACAGCGTGCAGCCCGATCAGCCCCTCTTCGAACTCGAAGGCCCCTCCCGTGTTCTGTTGACCGGCGAGCGCACCGCGCTGAACTTCGTCCAGACGCTTTCCGGCGTCGCCAGTGAAGTGCGTCGCTATGTGGCGCTGCTGGAAGGCACGCATACCCAACTGCTCGACACCCGTAAAACCATACCGGGCCTGCGCAGCGCGCTGAAATACGCGGTACTGTGTGGCGGCGGGGCGAATCATCGCCTCGGCTTGTCCGATGCGTTTCTGATTAAAGAAAACCATATTATTGCCTCCGGCTCGGTGCGCCAGGCGGTGGAAAAAGCGTTCTGGCTGCACCCGGACGTGCCGGTAGAAGTCGAAGTGGAATCGCTGGACGAGCTGGACGACGCCCTCAAGGCTGGCGCGGATATCATCATGCTCGATAACTTTAACGTTGAGCAGATGCGCGCCGCGGTTAAACGCACTGCGGGCCAGGCGCGGCTTGAGGTTTCCGGCAACGTTACGCTGGAAACGCTGCGCGCATTCGCCGAAACCGGCGTGGATTACATCTCTGTCGGAGCGTTGACTAAACATATTCGCGCGCTCGACCTCTCTATGCGTTTTCGCTAA
- the ampD gene encoding 1,6-anhydro-N-acetylmuramyl-L-alanine amidase AmpD: MQVKDGWLVDARHAPSPHHDCRPGDEAPSLLVVHNISLPPGEFGGPWIDALFAGTLDPDAHSYFAGIAQLRVSAHCLIRRDGEIVQYVPFNKRAWHAGVSCYQGRERCNDFSIGIELEGTDTLAYTDAQYRQLAAVTRALLALYPTMTGHMTGHSDIAPERKTDPGPAFDWPRFRALVADPSDKEMR, encoded by the coding sequence ATGCAGGTGAAAGATGGCTGGCTGGTGGATGCCCGACACGCGCCCTCGCCGCATCATGATTGCCGACCAGGGGACGAGGCACCTTCGTTGCTGGTGGTGCATAACATTAGCCTGCCGCCAGGGGAATTTGGCGGCCCGTGGATCGATGCGCTGTTCGCCGGTACGCTCGACCCGGATGCGCATTCTTACTTCGCGGGTATCGCCCAGCTGCGCGTGTCGGCCCACTGCCTGATCCGACGCGACGGCGAAATTGTGCAGTATGTGCCTTTTAATAAACGCGCCTGGCACGCTGGCGTATCCTGCTATCAGGGGCGCGAACGCTGCAACGATTTTTCCATCGGTATTGAGCTTGAGGGGACGGACACGCTCGCCTACACCGATGCGCAGTACCGGCAGTTAGCCGCCGTGACCCGCGCGTTGCTGGCGCTGTACCCGACGATGACGGGCCATATGACCGGCCACAGCGATATCGCGCCTGAACGTAAAACCGATCCTGGTCCGGCTTTTGACTGGCCGCGCTTTCGCGCGCTGGTGGCCGACCCGTCTGATAAGGAGATGAGATGA
- the zapD gene encoding cell division protein ZapD, giving the protein MQTHVLFEHPLNEKMRTWLRIEFLIQQMKALLPVSDHATALHFFRNVGDLLDVFERGDTRTELLKELERQQRKLQSWAEVPGVDNERIEALRQQLKARSAVLMAAPRLGQMLREDRLIALVRQRLSIPGGCCSFDLPLLHVWLCSPQEERDVQVNSWLATLQPLTHTLEMILDLIRQSAPFRKQTSLNGFYQDNGDDADLLRLQIPLEEALYPQISGHKSRFAIRFMPLDSEHGRVPERFDFELACC; this is encoded by the coding sequence ATGCAGACTCACGTTCTTTTTGAACATCCCCTGAATGAAAAAATGCGCACCTGGCTGCGCATCGAATTTCTCATCCAGCAAATGAAAGCGTTGCTGCCTGTCAGCGATCACGCCACCGCGCTGCACTTCTTTCGCAACGTGGGCGATTTGCTGGACGTCTTTGAGCGCGGAGATACCCGCACCGAACTGCTGAAAGAGCTGGAGCGCCAGCAGCGTAAACTGCAAAGCTGGGCCGAAGTGCCAGGGGTCGACAACGAACGCATCGAGGCACTGCGTCAGCAGTTGAAAGCGCGCAGCGCTGTCTTAATGGCCGCGCCTCGTCTGGGGCAGATGCTGCGTGAAGACCGTCTCATCGCGCTGGTCCGCCAGCGTTTAAGCATTCCGGGCGGCTGCTGTAGCTTTGATTTACCGCTGCTGCACGTCTGGCTCTGCTCGCCGCAGGAAGAGCGCGACGTTCAGGTGAACAGCTGGCTTGCCACATTACAGCCGTTGACGCACACGCTGGAGATGATTCTGGATTTAATTCGCCAGTCTGCGCCGTTTCGCAAGCAAACCAGCCTGAACGGGTTTTATCAGGACAACGGCGATGACGCCGACCTGCTGCGCCTGCAGATCCCGCTTGAAGAAGCGCTTTACCCACAGATTTCCGGCCATAAAAGCCGGTTCGCAATCCGCTTTATGCCGCTCGACAGCGAGCACGGGCGCGTACCGGAACGGTTCGATTTTGAACTGGCCTGTTGTTAA
- the ppdD gene encoding prepilin peptidase-dependent pilin → MNRQSGFTLIELMVVIGIIAILSAIGVPAYQNYLRKAALTDMLQTVTPYRTAIELCVIDRGGLSSCDASTNGIPGPKTTRYVSEMTVAQGVISVTGQDSLNGLSVTLTPQWNSANGMEGWKRTCATSDAALQQACEDVFRSTLP, encoded by the coding sequence ATGAACAGACAGAGCGGCTTTACGCTGATTGAACTGATGGTGGTGATAGGCATCATCGCCATTCTTAGCGCCATTGGCGTACCGGCATACCAGAACTACCTGCGCAAAGCGGCGCTGACGGATATGCTGCAAACCGTGACGCCCTACCGCACCGCCATTGAGCTTTGCGTTATCGATCGCGGCGGGCTGAGCAGCTGCGATGCCAGCACCAACGGTATTCCGGGCCCTAAAACGACCCGGTATGTGAGCGAAATGACTGTAGCACAAGGCGTCATCAGCGTGACGGGTCAGGATAGCCTTAACGGTTTGTCGGTCACCCTGACGCCTCAGTGGAACAGCGCTAACGGCATGGAGGGATGGAAGCGGACCTGTGCCACCAGCGATGCCGCGTTGCAACAGGCCTGCGAAGATGTCTTTCGCAGCACGCTACCGTAA
- the ampE gene encoding beta-lactamase regulator AmpE, whose amino-acid sequence MTLFTLLLVLIAERLFKLGEHWQLDHRLEPLFRRVRRFSLFYTLGMTVLAMLVVFLCLHALEGWFFNVPLLIFWILIGVLCIGAGGVRRHYHAYLKAASQDDVHARENMAYELTLIHGVPPGCDEREYLRELQNGLLWVNYRFYLAPMFWFVVGGMWGPVTLTGYAFLRAWQSWVARHHTPHQRLLSGIDAVLHVLDWVPVRLAGVVYALVGHGEKALPAWFASLLDRFTSQYQVLTGLAQFALAREPHVDKVETPKAAVSMAKKATLVIVVVVALLTIYGTLM is encoded by the coding sequence ATGACGCTTTTCACCCTGCTGCTGGTGCTTATCGCCGAACGGCTTTTCAAACTGGGCGAGCACTGGCAACTGGATCATCGCCTTGAACCGCTGTTCCGCCGCGTGCGCCGTTTCTCCCTGTTTTATACGCTCGGCATGACGGTGCTGGCGATGCTGGTCGTTTTCCTGTGCCTGCATGCGCTGGAAGGATGGTTCTTTAATGTGCCGCTGCTGATCTTCTGGATTCTCATCGGCGTGCTGTGCATCGGCGCGGGTGGCGTGCGCAGGCACTATCACGCCTACCTCAAAGCGGCGAGCCAGGATGACGTCCATGCGCGCGAAAACATGGCGTATGAACTGACGCTCATCCATGGCGTGCCGCCCGGCTGCGATGAGCGGGAGTACCTGCGCGAGCTACAAAACGGCCTGCTGTGGGTAAACTACCGTTTTTATCTGGCACCGATGTTCTGGTTTGTTGTGGGCGGCATGTGGGGCCCGGTCACGCTGACCGGTTACGCGTTCTTACGCGCCTGGCAAAGCTGGGTTGCCCGGCATCACACGCCGCATCAGCGCCTGCTTTCAGGCATTGACGCGGTGCTGCATGTGCTGGACTGGGTGCCGGTGCGTCTGGCGGGCGTGGTGTATGCGCTGGTCGGGCATGGAGAGAAAGCGCTGCCTGCATGGTTCGCCTCGCTGCTTGACCGCTTTACCTCGCAGTATCAGGTGCTGACCGGCCTTGCGCAGTTTGCGCTGGCGCGCGAACCGCATGTCGATAAAGTGGAAACGCCGAAAGCGGCGGTATCGATGGCGAAGAAGGCGACGCTGGTGATTGTGGTCGTGGTGGCGCTGCTGACGATATACGGCACGCTCATGTGA
- the coaE gene encoding dephospho-CoA kinase (Dephospho-CoA kinase (CoaE) performs the final step in coenzyme A biosynthesis.): MVYTVALTGGIGSGKSTVADAFARLGVTVVDADIIARQVVEPGTAGLNAIIARFGQTICNPDGTLNRRALREIIFSSPQEKSWLNGLLHPLIHQQTQAELAHAASPYALWVVPLLVENQLHAKANRVLVVDVTPETQILRTMQRDGVSREHARQILNAQATREARLAVADDVIDNNGSPETITEDVARLHQRYLQLAAQAVPQENK; this comes from the coding sequence ATGGTTTATACGGTAGCACTGACGGGCGGTATCGGAAGCGGCAAAAGTACGGTCGCCGACGCCTTTGCCCGTCTCGGCGTTACCGTGGTGGATGCCGATATCATCGCCCGCCAGGTGGTTGAGCCAGGCACCGCCGGTTTAAATGCCATTATTGCCCGGTTCGGACAGACAATTTGCAACCCCGACGGCACGCTCAATCGCCGTGCGCTACGTGAAATTATCTTCTCAAGCCCTCAGGAAAAATCCTGGCTTAACGGGCTGCTGCACCCGCTCATTCATCAACAAACGCAGGCTGAACTTGCGCATGCCGCCTCGCCCTATGCGCTTTGGGTCGTGCCGTTGCTGGTTGAGAATCAACTCCATGCGAAAGCTAATCGCGTACTGGTGGTGGACGTGACGCCAGAAACACAGATACTGCGCACCATGCAGCGCGATGGGGTCTCCCGTGAGCATGCCAGGCAGATCCTGAACGCGCAGGCCACTCGCGAGGCCCGGTTAGCTGTCGCTGATGACGTTATAGATAATAACGGCTCGCCGGAAACGATCACCGAAGATGTGGCGCGTCTGCATCAACGTTATCTGCAACTGGCGGCTCAGGCCGTACCACAGGAAAATAAGTAA
- the gspE gene encoding type II secretion system protein GspE: protein MPLDYLHTLCQRYNALVLNIDDATVHIAVAGEPSAELMDALRFSTHRHIDIECWSAERLEKERQLAADSLHPAVQEESASVVQVIDQTLQQALQRRASDIHFEPAQTHYQIRFRIDGVLYALPPLPATLASALTARLKVLGNLDIAERRLPQDGQFSIELAGRTVSFRISTLLCRCGEKVVLRLLQQTEQPLEVQALGLSHTQQTLFCQALQRPQGLILVTGPTGSGKTVTLYTALSTLNDPQVNICSVEDPVEIPVTGLNQTPVLPKAGLTFQAVLRALLRQDPDVIMIGEIRDLETAEIAAKAAQTGHLVLSTLHTNSTTETLVRLEQMGLPRWMLASALELVIAQRLVRKLCPYCRIFSQEPVTLPASLLPRPLHPYKACGCERCYGGYYGRIALFELLSINAALRQTVASGAPLEEIASQARAQGMTTLFEHGLQAVESGMTTLEELYRVSGVPHG, encoded by the coding sequence ATGCCTCTCGATTATCTGCATACCCTGTGCCAGCGTTATAACGCGCTGGTGCTGAACATCGACGACGCCACGGTGCATATCGCCGTGGCGGGCGAGCCCAGCGCCGAGCTTATGGACGCGCTGCGTTTTTCCACGCACCGGCATATTGATATCGAATGCTGGAGCGCCGAGCGGCTCGAAAAAGAGCGCCAGCTTGCCGCAGATTCATTACACCCTGCCGTACAGGAGGAGAGCGCCTCGGTCGTGCAGGTGATTGACCAGACGCTACAACAGGCGCTACAGCGGCGCGCGTCTGATATTCACTTTGAACCGGCGCAAACGCATTACCAGATACGGTTTCGCATCGACGGCGTACTGTACGCGCTGCCGCCACTGCCAGCGACGCTTGCCAGCGCGCTTACCGCTCGCCTGAAAGTACTGGGTAATCTTGATATTGCCGAACGCCGCTTACCGCAGGACGGGCAGTTCAGTATCGAGCTTGCGGGCCGGACGGTCTCGTTTCGTATCTCGACCCTGCTTTGTCGCTGCGGCGAAAAGGTAGTTTTGCGTCTGCTGCAACAAACGGAGCAGCCACTTGAGGTCCAGGCGCTGGGCCTGTCGCACACGCAACAGACGCTTTTTTGCCAGGCGTTGCAGCGCCCGCAGGGGTTGATTCTGGTCACCGGGCCTACCGGGAGCGGCAAAACCGTCACGCTCTATACGGCGCTCAGCACGCTTAACGATCCACAGGTCAATATCTGCAGCGTAGAAGACCCGGTAGAGATCCCGGTAACCGGGCTTAACCAGACGCCAGTGCTGCCCAAAGCAGGGCTGACATTTCAGGCCGTGTTGCGCGCCTTATTAAGGCAGGACCCGGATGTCATCATGATTGGCGAAATTCGCGATCTCGAAACCGCCGAGATCGCCGCTAAGGCCGCGCAAACCGGGCATCTGGTGCTCTCCACGCTGCATACCAACTCCACAACCGAAACCTTAGTCCGTCTGGAACAAATGGGACTGCCGCGCTGGATGCTCGCCTCGGCGCTGGAGCTGGTCATTGCGCAGCGTCTGGTCAGAAAGCTCTGCCCTTACTGCCGCATATTTTCACAAGAGCCTGTGACGCTTCCCGCCTCGCTCTTGCCACGCCCGCTCCACCCTTATAAGGCCTGCGGATGCGAGCGCTGCTATGGCGGTTACTATGGACGGATTGCGCTTTTCGAGCTGCTCAGCATCAATGCGGCGCTGCGCCAGACTGTCGCCAGCGGCGCGCCGCTTGAGGAGATAGCCTCACAGGCGCGGGCGCAGGGGATGACCACGCTTTTCGAACATGGTTTACAGGCCGTGGAGTCCGGCATGACCACGCTGGAAGAGCTTTATCGCGTCTCGGGTGTGCCTCATGGATAA
- the hofC gene encoding protein transport protein HofC — translation MDNQLWRWRGVNKDGVSDAGVLWAPDKISASLQLMDSDVHPLMLKRASINKRYWGSEHKILVIRQLAALLQAGVSLTQGLTMLASQHPVAQWQALLGQLSQQLGRGVAFSQTLRQWPEIFPPLFVSLMQTGELTGKLDVCCQQLAQQQEDQQKLRKQVIKALRYPAFIFIVALLLTLGMTCFVLPQFTAIYRSFNTPLPLVTRAVIALSEALMHYAAWWLSLLLLAPLVIIRLRRRPEWQLREATLLLKVPLFGPLIRGQQLSQIYTVLSLMQRAGIPLLQSLASVEETLASPLWRQAVGRVKQSIAEGLPLWRALEQEVVFTALCIQLIRTGEETGALDIMLEKLAGWHLGQTSERAQTLAATLEPLMMMVIGLIVGTLVVAMYLPIFRLGDAMSGMN, via the coding sequence ATGGATAATCAGTTATGGCGCTGGCGCGGTGTTAATAAAGACGGCGTCAGCGATGCGGGTGTGCTCTGGGCGCCGGACAAAATCAGCGCGTCGTTACAGCTCATGGATAGCGACGTTCATCCGTTAATGCTTAAGCGGGCAAGCATTAATAAACGGTACTGGGGCAGCGAGCACAAGATTCTGGTGATCCGCCAGCTGGCCGCGCTGCTGCAGGCGGGCGTTAGCCTGACGCAGGGGCTGACTATGCTGGCGAGCCAGCACCCGGTGGCCCAGTGGCAGGCGCTGCTTGGGCAACTGTCGCAGCAGTTAGGGCGAGGCGTCGCCTTTTCGCAAACCCTGCGCCAGTGGCCGGAAATCTTTCCCCCGCTGTTTGTCTCGCTCATGCAAACGGGCGAGCTGACCGGGAAGCTGGACGTATGTTGTCAGCAGCTGGCGCAACAGCAGGAAGATCAGCAAAAGCTGCGCAAGCAGGTCATTAAGGCGCTGCGCTACCCGGCATTTATTTTTATCGTCGCGCTGTTGCTGACGCTCGGAATGACATGTTTTGTTCTGCCACAGTTTACGGCTATCTACCGCTCTTTTAACACGCCGCTACCGCTGGTAACGCGTGCCGTTATCGCGCTGTCAGAGGCCTTAATGCACTACGCCGCCTGGTGGCTCAGCCTGTTGCTGCTGGCTCCGCTGGTGATTATCAGGCTGCGGCGCAGGCCGGAATGGCAGCTGCGCGAGGCCACCTTACTGCTGAAAGTGCCACTGTTCGGCCCGCTTATACGTGGGCAGCAGCTAAGCCAGATTTATACGGTGCTTTCATTGATGCAGCGCGCGGGGATTCCATTACTTCAGAGCCTAGCAAGCGTTGAGGAAACGCTGGCGTCGCCCCTATGGAGACAGGCGGTCGGTCGTGTTAAACAAAGCATCGCCGAAGGCTTGCCGCTATGGAGGGCGCTGGAGCAGGAAGTCGTATTTACCGCGTTGTGCATTCAGCTGATTCGTACCGGAGAAGAAACCGGCGCGCTGGATATCATGCTGGAAAAACTCGCCGGATGGCATCTGGGGCAAACCTCCGAGCGCGCCCAGACGCTTGCAGCCACGCTGGAGCCGCTGATGATGATGGTCATTGGGCTGATTGTCGGTACGCTGGTGGTAGCGATGTATCTGCCGATATTCCGGCTGGGAGACGCGATGAGCGGAATGAATTAA
- a CDS encoding glycoside hydrolase family 43 protein: MNTSPWPNPLIEQRADPFILHHQGQYYFIASVPEYDRLEIRRAPSIESLRHAAPVVVWRKPDTGPTSELIWAPELHYIQGKWYIYFAAAPTRGLKDSMFQHRMYVLECADSDPLTGTWVEKGQIKTPYDTFSLDATTFEHQGKLWYLWAQKAPDIPGNSNLYLCEMENPWTLKGEPVMLSKPELEWECRGFLVNEGPAVVKHGERLFVAYSASATDENYCIGLLWIDQAADMRDPRNWHKSPQPVFTTSYENRQYGPGHNSFTTTPDGQDVLVYHARNYTEIEGDPLWDPNRHTRVKLVTWDKDGMPQFGVPPADHP; this comes from the coding sequence ATGAATACTTCTCCCTGGCCGAATCCGCTGATTGAACAGCGCGCCGACCCGTTTATTCTGCACCATCAGGGCCAGTACTATTTTATCGCCTCGGTCCCGGAATATGACCGGCTGGAGATCCGCCGCGCGCCGTCTATTGAGTCGCTGCGTCACGCCGCACCGGTGGTGGTCTGGCGTAAGCCGGACACCGGTCCGACAAGCGAGCTTATCTGGGCGCCGGAGCTGCACTATATCCAGGGCAAGTGGTACATCTACTTTGCCGCCGCCCCGACGCGCGGGCTGAAAGACAGCATGTTCCAGCACCGGATGTATGTCCTGGAGTGCGCGGACAGCGATCCGCTGACCGGCACCTGGGTGGAAAAAGGCCAGATCAAAACGCCGTATGACACCTTTTCACTGGATGCGACGACGTTCGAGCATCAGGGCAAACTCTGGTATTTATGGGCGCAGAAAGCGCCGGATATTCCGGGCAACTCCAATCTCTACCTGTGCGAGATGGAAAACCCGTGGACGCTGAAAGGCGAACCGGTGATGCTGAGCAAACCGGAGCTGGAGTGGGAGTGCCGCGGCTTTTTAGTCAATGAAGGCCCGGCGGTCGTGAAACATGGGGAGCGTTTGTTTGTCGCCTACTCCGCGAGCGCCACCGATGAAAACTACTGCATAGGGCTGCTGTGGATCGATCAGGCGGCGGACATGCGCGACCCGCGCAACTGGCATAAATCACCGCAGCCGGTTTTTACCACCAGTTACGAGAACCGGCAGTACGGTCCGGGCCACAACAGCTTCACTACGACGCCGGACGGCCAGGACGTGCTGGTCTACCACGCGCGTAACTATACGGAAATCGAAGGCGATCCGCTCTGGGACCCGAACCGCCATACCCGCGTGAAGCTGGTCACCTGGGATAAAGACGGCATGCCGCAGTTTGGCGTACCGCCCGCCGATCACCCCTGA